In the genome of Tropicibacter oceani, one region contains:
- a CDS encoding flagellar hook capping FlgD N-terminal domain-containing protein has translation MVDVSSATSAAGIQTRVAASESKSDANAALSSDFDTFIRMLTVQVQNQDPLNPVDSTDYATQLATFSSVEQQVLTNDLLKEMAAQLGGAGLQQAGQWIGMEALARAPVWFNDSPISIRPEYPENADSAKLLVRNSSGDLVQTFDLNGLPEDVVWTGTDEEGALLPVDVYSFQIEHYEGQTLLATATPLSYNRIVEVRSDDNDIVVRLSDGTEIPSTMVTGLRTPTAG, from the coding sequence ATGGTTGACGTCAGTTCGGCAACTTCGGCTGCGGGCATTCAGACCCGTGTTGCAGCCAGCGAAAGCAAGAGCGACGCGAATGCGGCGCTCAGTTCGGATTTCGATACGTTCATCCGCATGTTGACGGTTCAGGTGCAAAACCAGGACCCGTTGAACCCGGTTGATTCGACGGATTATGCGACCCAGCTGGCGACCTTTTCGTCGGTCGAACAGCAGGTGCTGACCAATGACCTGCTGAAAGAGATGGCGGCGCAGCTGGGCGGCGCCGGTTTGCAGCAGGCCGGTCAGTGGATCGGGATGGAGGCGCTGGCGCGGGCTCCGGTCTGGTTCAACGACAGCCCGATCTCGATCCGGCCCGAGTATCCGGAGAATGCGGATTCGGCCAAGCTTCTGGTCAGGAATTCCAGCGGCGATCTGGTGCAGACCTTTGATCTGAACGGGCTGCCCGAAGACGTTGTCTGGACCGGCACCGACGAAGAGGGCGCGCTGCTGCCGGTCGATGTCTACAGCTTCCAGATCGAACACTACGAAGGTCAGACGCTTTTGGCGACGGCGACGCCGCTTAGCTATAACCGGATTGTCGAGGTCCGCTCGGACGACAATGACATCGTGGTGCGCCTGTCCGACGGAACCGAGATCCCGTCGACCATGGTGACCGGCCTGCGCACGCCCACGGCGGGCTAA
- the ubiE gene encoding bifunctional demethylmenaquinone methyltransferase/2-methoxy-6-polyprenyl-1,4-benzoquinol methylase UbiE codes for MTEPHEKTTHFGFQDVPEQEKAGRVQGVFNSVASKYDVMNDAMSLGIHRIWKDAMMDWLAPRPGQKLLDVAGGTGDISFRFLKRAGSGHATVLDLTEPMLIEGRKRAEADAMADSLDWVVGDAMALPFADNTFDVYTISFGIRNVTRPQEALNEAFRVLRPGGRLMVLEFNQIPNDLMQKVYDLYSFNIIPRLGQAIAGDRDSYQYLVESIRKFPDQETFLGMVRAAGFDNAKYRNLSMGIACLHSGWKI; via the coding sequence ATGACTGAACCGCATGAAAAGACGACGCATTTCGGGTTTCAGGATGTTCCCGAACAGGAAAAGGCGGGGCGCGTTCAGGGTGTCTTCAACTCTGTCGCATCAAAATACGACGTGATGAACGACGCCATGTCCCTTGGCATCCACCGCATCTGGAAAGACGCGATGATGGACTGGCTTGCCCCGCGCCCCGGTCAGAAACTGCTGGATGTGGCCGGCGGCACCGGTGACATTTCGTTTCGCTTTCTGAAACGGGCGGGCAGCGGACATGCCACCGTGCTGGACCTGACCGAACCCATGCTGATCGAAGGCCGCAAACGCGCCGAGGCCGATGCCATGGCCGACAGCCTTGATTGGGTGGTCGGCGACGCCATGGCCCTGCCCTTTGCCGACAACACCTTTGACGTCTACACGATCTCGTTCGGCATCCGGAACGTGACCCGCCCCCAAGAGGCCCTGAACGAAGCCTTCCGCGTCCTGCGCCCTGGGGGGCGCCTGATGGTGCTGGAATTCAACCAGATCCCCAATGACCTGATGCAAAAGGTCTATGACCTTTATTCGTTCAACATCATCCCGCGCCTTGGCCAGGCCATCGCGGGAGATCGCGACAGCTATCAGTACCTTGTAGAATCCATTCGTAAATTCCCTGATCAGGAAACCTTTCTTGGGATGGTGCGCGCGGCCGGATTCGACAACGCCAAATATCGTAACCTGTCGATGGGCATCGCCTGTCTGCATTCGGGGTGGAAAATCTAG
- a CDS encoding enoyl-CoA hydratase: MAYETIIVEVEDHVCTIKLNRPDALNALNSHLLGELGDALTDADQNDKVRCIIITGSTKAFAAGADIKEMSEKSYVDMFLSDFFGREGETICRTRKPIIAAVAGYALGGGCELAMMCDFIIAADTAKFGQPEINLGVMPGLGGTQRLTRFVGKSKAMEMNLTGRFMDADEAERSGLVSRVVPAKTLMEEARAAADKIAEKSMLTTIAVKEAVNRAYETTLSEGLLYERRLFHSLFATDDQKEGMAAFTEKRSAQFRDR; this comes from the coding sequence ATGGCCTATGAGACGATCATCGTCGAAGTCGAAGACCACGTCTGCACGATCAAGCTGAATCGCCCCGACGCGTTGAACGCGTTGAATTCGCACCTGCTGGGTGAATTGGGTGACGCCCTGACCGATGCGGACCAGAACGACAAGGTGCGGTGCATCATCATCACCGGATCGACCAAGGCATTCGCCGCTGGCGCGGACATCAAGGAGATGTCCGAGAAAAGCTATGTCGACATGTTCCTGTCCGATTTCTTCGGACGCGAAGGCGAAACCATCTGCCGCACCCGCAAGCCGATCATCGCAGCGGTGGCCGGCTATGCGCTGGGCGGCGGTTGCGAGCTGGCGATGATGTGCGATTTCATCATCGCGGCGGACACGGCCAAGTTTGGCCAGCCGGAAATCAACCTGGGCGTCATGCCCGGCCTTGGCGGCACTCAGCGCCTGACGCGCTTTGTCGGCAAGTCGAAGGCGATGGAAATGAATCTGACGGGCCGCTTCATGGATGCGGACGAAGCCGAGCGTTCGGGGCTGGTCAGCCGCGTCGTTCCGGCCAAGACCCTGATGGAAGAGGCCCGCGCCGCCGCGGACAAGATCGCCGAAAAGTCGATGCTGACCACGATTGCGGTCAAGGAAGCAGTCAACCGGGCCTATGAAACAACCCTGTCAGAGGGGTTGCTTTACGAACGCCGTCTGTTCCATTCGCTGTTCGCGACCGATGACCAAAAGGAAGGCATGGCCGCCTTCACCGAAAAGCGCAGCGCACAGTTCCGCGACCGCTGA
- the dnaN gene encoding DNA polymerase III subunit beta, which produces MKISIERATLLRAVAQAQSVVERRNTIPILANVLIEAEGDTVTFRATDLDIEVQDKAPAQVEKAGGTTVSAVTLHEIVRKLPDGALVSLTEEAGTGRLTVAAGRSNFSLATLPRDDFPVMASSEYASNFTAKAAVLRRLFDKSKFAISTEETRYYLNGVYMHVADADGGKVLRCVATDGHRLARIDAPLPDGAGDMPGVIVPRKTVGEMRKLLDDDDMDIAVSVSETKVRFATPEITLTSKVIDGTFPDYTRVIPQGNTRKLEVDASEFAKAVDRVATVSSERSRAVKLQLDEDRLILSVNAPDSGAAEEELAVAYGDEPLEIGFNAKYLLEIASQVDRENAVFMFNSSGDPTLMREGNDTSAVYVVMPMRV; this is translated from the coding sequence ATGAAGATCAGCATTGAACGGGCGACGCTGCTGCGCGCCGTGGCGCAGGCGCAATCGGTTGTTGAGCGTCGGAACACCATTCCGATCCTGGCCAACGTGCTGATCGAAGCCGAGGGCGATACCGTCACCTTCCGCGCCACCGATCTGGACATCGAGGTGCAGGACAAGGCCCCCGCGCAGGTCGAAAAGGCCGGCGGCACGACCGTGTCGGCCGTGACCCTGCATGAAATCGTCCGCAAGCTGCCGGATGGCGCGCTGGTGTCGCTGACCGAAGAGGCGGGCACGGGGCGGTTGACCGTCGCGGCGGGGCGGTCGAACTTTTCGCTTGCAACGCTGCCGCGGGATGATTTCCCGGTCATGGCCAGCTCGGAATACGCGTCGAATTTCACCGCCAAGGCCGCCGTGCTGCGGCGGTTGTTCGACAAGTCGAAATTCGCCATCTCGACCGAGGAAACCCGGTATTACCTGAACGGTGTCTACATGCACGTGGCCGACGCCGATGGTGGCAAGGTGCTGCGCTGCGTTGCCACCGATGGTCACCGCCTGGCGCGGATTGACGCGCCCTTGCCTGATGGGGCGGGGGACATGCCTGGCGTGATCGTGCCGCGCAAGACCGTGGGTGAAATGCGCAAGCTGCTGGATGATGACGACATGGATATCGCCGTGTCGGTGTCGGAAACCAAGGTGCGCTTTGCGACGCCGGAAATCACGCTGACCTCCAAGGTGATCGACGGCACTTTTCCGGATTACACCCGCGTTATTCCGCAGGGCAACACCCGCAAGCTGGAAGTGGACGCCAGCGAGTTCGCCAAGGCGGTGGACCGTGTGGCCACCGTGTCGTCGGAACGTTCGCGCGCCGTCAAGCTGCAACTGGACGAGGATCGCCTGATCCTGTCGGTGAACGCCCCCGACAGCGGCGCCGCCGAGGAAGAGCTGGCCGTGGCCTATGGCGACGAGCCGCTGGAAATCGGATTCAACGCCAAGTACCTGCTGGAAATCGCGTCTCAGGTGGATCGCGAGAACGCGGTGTTCATGTTCAATTCGTCGGGCGACCCCACGTTGATGCGCGAAGGCAATGACACCAGCGCGGTCTATGTCGTCATGCCGATGCGCGTCTGA
- the mutM gene encoding bifunctional DNA-formamidopyrimidine glycosylase/DNA-(apurinic or apyrimidinic site) lyase, whose protein sequence is MPELPEVETVRRGLAPAMEGQVITLARVNRPDLRWPFPDNMAQRLTGARVLGLRRRSKYILADLDRGESLLIHLGMSGRMLVSGDPLGQFVHDHPAPEKHDHVVLDMANGARITFNDPRRFGAMDLLPTATAEAHPLLASIGPEPLGNGFSESHLVAALKGRSMPIKSALLDQKIVAGLGNIYVCETLYRGRIHPARRVTKIAQRRIAALVPIIRQVLSEAIEAGGSSLKDFRQADGELGYFQHSFDVYGREGAPCKTPGCTDHVRRIVQSGRSSFYCPSCQR, encoded by the coding sequence ATGCCCGAATTGCCAGAGGTCGAAACCGTCCGCCGTGGTCTTGCCCCCGCGATGGAAGGGCAGGTGATCACGCTGGCACGGGTGAACCGGCCCGACCTGCGCTGGCCCTTTCCGGACAACATGGCACAGCGGCTGACCGGTGCGCGGGTTCTGGGACTGCGGCGGAGGTCGAAGTATATCCTTGCGGATCTGGACCGGGGCGAAAGCCTGTTGATCCACCTGGGCATGTCGGGGCGGATGCTGGTGTCGGGCGATCCCCTGGGGCAGTTCGTGCACGACCACCCCGCGCCGGAAAAGCATGACCATGTGGTGCTGGACATGGCAAATGGCGCGCGCATCACCTTTAACGATCCGCGCCGCTTTGGCGCGATGGATCTGCTGCCCACGGCCACGGCCGAGGCGCATCCGCTGCTGGCCTCGATCGGGCCGGAACCCTTGGGCAACGGGTTCAGCGAATCCCATCTGGTGGCGGCGCTCAAGGGGCGTTCCATGCCGATCAAATCGGCGCTTCTGGATCAGAAAATCGTCGCCGGTCTGGGCAATATCTACGTTTGCGAAACGCTTTACCGTGGCCGAATTCACCCAGCACGCCGCGTCACGAAAATCGCCCAGCGGCGCATTGCCGCGCTTGTTCCGATCATCCGGCAGGTGCTGTCCGAAGCCATCGAAGCCGGCGGTTCCAGCCTGAAGGATTTTCGGCAAGCTGATGGAGAACTTGGATATTTTCAGCACAGTTTCGACGTCTACGGCAGAGAGGGGGCACCCTGCAAAACCCCGGGCTGTACCGATCATGTCAGGCGAATCGTCCAGTCGGGGCGGTCGTCCTTCTACTGCCCTTCGTGTCAAAGATAG
- the ubiB gene encoding 2-polyprenylphenol 6-hydroxylase, whose product MRGPHNIWRLIQTGATLERTGAMRSVLDAMEAPAPLRIAARVLGWPLKWLGEKGDPSMPAPSRALTALGPAYIKFGQILSTRPDVVGDIMAQELRILQDKLPPFSVAQAKAAVEAELGRPINEVFSEFSEPVAAASIAQVHKARLVETGEVVAVKVLRPGIERAFRRDIDAFYFSASVIEALSPASRRLRPTDVIAHFEGVVMGELDLRLESASASEFAANTGTDAGFQLPEIKWKYSGRRVMTLGWADGLPLGDNAALDAAGHDRVALSERVLQLFLSHALRDGFFHADMHQGNLKVAANGDIIAYDFGIMGHIDEYTRRVYAEILYGFIRRDYQRVAEVHFEAGYVPADRDVDEFARALRAVGEPIFGMDATGISMGKLLAYLFEVTERFGMETRTELILLQRTMVVVEGVARSLNPNMNIWKTAQPVVEDYIKQSIGPRAIARDLGQTLRVLSRFGPRLPTLVEAALIRQSTEPVKRVDHPWRARVAYVLLGLAVGVGSVLMWQSL is encoded by the coding sequence GTGCGCGGTCCTCACAACATCTGGCGCCTGATCCAGACCGGCGCAACGCTGGAACGCACCGGCGCCATGCGGTCGGTGCTGGACGCGATGGAGGCCCCCGCCCCCCTGCGCATCGCCGCGCGCGTTCTGGGCTGGCCGTTGAAATGGCTTGGCGAAAAGGGTGATCCTTCGATGCCCGCGCCATCGCGCGCCCTGACCGCGCTTGGCCCCGCCTACATCAAGTTCGGCCAGATCCTGTCGACCCGCCCCGACGTGGTGGGTGATATCATGGCGCAGGAATTGCGCATCCTTCAGGATAAACTGCCGCCATTTTCGGTGGCCCAGGCCAAGGCCGCCGTCGAGGCCGAGCTTGGCCGCCCCATAAACGAGGTCTTTTCCGAGTTCTCCGAACCGGTCGCCGCCGCCTCGATCGCGCAGGTCCACAAAGCCCGGCTTGTCGAAACCGGAGAGGTCGTCGCCGTCAAGGTGCTGCGCCCCGGGATCGAACGCGCCTTTCGCCGCGACATCGACGCCTTCTACTTTTCGGCCTCCGTGATCGAAGCGCTTTCCCCCGCCTCGCGCCGGTTGCGCCCAACAGACGTGATCGCCCACTTCGAAGGCGTCGTCATGGGCGAACTGGACTTGCGGCTGGAAAGCGCCTCGGCCAGTGAATTCGCTGCCAACACCGGCACCGATGCCGGCTTTCAACTACCTGAAATAAAATGGAAATACTCGGGTCGCCGGGTCATGACGCTGGGCTGGGCCGATGGCCTGCCGCTGGGCGACAACGCGGCGCTGGACGCCGCCGGGCATGACCGTGTTGCGCTGTCGGAACGGGTCCTGCAACTGTTCCTAAGCCACGCCCTGCGCGACGGGTTCTTTCACGCCGACATGCACCAGGGCAACCTGAAGGTCGCCGCCAATGGCGATATCATCGCCTATGATTTCGGCATCATGGGGCATATCGACGAATACACCCGCCGCGTCTATGCCGAGATCCTCTATGGCTTTATCCGGCGCGATTATCAGCGGGTCGCCGAGGTGCATTTCGAGGCAGGCTATGTACCCGCCGACCGCGACGTCGACGAATTCGCCCGCGCCCTGCGCGCCGTCGGCGAACCGATTTTCGGCATGGATGCCACCGGCATTTCGATGGGCAAACTGCTGGCCTACCTGTTCGAGGTGACCGAACGCTTTGGCATGGAAACCCGCACGGAACTGATCCTGTTGCAGCGCACCATGGTCGTGGTCGAAGGCGTCGCGCGCTCGCTCAACCCCAACATGAACATCTGGAAGACCGCCCAGCCCGTCGTCGAGGATTACATCAAGCAGTCGATCGGGCCGCGTGCGATTGCCCGCGATCTGGGGCAGACGCTGCGCGTCCTGTCGCGCTTTGGCCCCCGCCTGCCCACCCTGGTCGAGGCAGCCCTGATCCGGCAATCGACCGAACCGGTCAAGCGGGTCGACCACCCGTGGCGCGCCCGGGTGGCCTATGTTCTGCTGGGTCTGGCGGTCGGAGTCGGTTCCGTCCTGATGTGGCAGTCCCTTTAA
- the rpsT gene encoding 30S ribosomal protein S20, which translates to MANSPQSKKRARQSEKRFAVNKARRSRIRTFLRKVEEAIASGDKEAATAALREAQPELMRGVTKGVFHKNTASRKMSRLASRVKSLG; encoded by the coding sequence ATGGCCAATTCGCCCCAGTCGAAGAAACGCGCACGTCAGAGCGAAAAGCGTTTTGCAGTCAACAAAGCCCGCCGTTCGCGCATCCGCACCTTCCTGCGCAAGGTCGAAGAAGCCATCGCATCGGGCGACAAAGAGGCCGCAACCGCCGCTCTGCGCGAGGCACAGCCCGAACTGATGCGCGGCGTCACCAAAGGCGTTTTCCACAAGAACACCGCATCGCGCAAAATGTCGCGTCTGGCATCGCGTGTGAAGTCGCTGGGCTAA
- the dnaA gene encoding chromosomal replication initiator protein DnaA translates to MTDEQWGALQTTICKTVGDNNYQTWIKPLRFCGLEGGVARFDAPTNFFGNYVSQNFGDLLISQIASVNPGVRRLTFKVGDAANSVATPPAPKPEPAAAAQPARDELPGAPLDSRFTFDSFVVGKPNELAHAAAKRVAEGGPVTFNPLFLYGGVGLGKTHLMHAIAWELRARNPGLVVLYLSAEQFMYRFVQALRERRMMDFKEMFRSVDVLMVDDVQFIAGKDSTQEEFFHTFNALVDQNKQIIISADRAPDEIKDLENRIRSRLQSGLVVDLHPTDYELRLGILQTKAEMYRAHYPGLQIDDGVLEFLAQRISTNVRVLEGALTRLFAFASLVGKPINMDLVHDSLADVLRASERKISIDEIQRKVADHYNIRLSDIVGPKRVRTFARPRQVAMYLCKQLTSRSLPEIGRRFGGRDHTTVMHGVRRIEELRQQDGQIDEDVEMLRRALEA, encoded by the coding sequence ATGACTGACGAACAGTGGGGCGCATTACAAACAACGATTTGTAAGACGGTGGGGGACAACAACTATCAGACCTGGATCAAGCCGCTCCGATTCTGTGGTCTGGAAGGGGGGGTCGCACGATTCGACGCCCCGACGAATTTCTTTGGAAACTACGTGTCGCAGAATTTTGGGGATTTGCTGATCTCGCAGATCGCCAGCGTGAATCCCGGTGTCAGACGTCTGACCTTCAAGGTCGGGGATGCCGCCAATTCCGTTGCCACGCCGCCCGCGCCCAAGCCCGAGCCTGCCGCCGCCGCCCAACCTGCGCGCGATGAACTGCCCGGCGCGCCTCTGGACAGCCGGTTCACCTTTGACAGCTTTGTCGTGGGCAAGCCGAACGAATTGGCCCATGCGGCAGCCAAGCGCGTGGCAGAAGGCGGCCCCGTCACGTTCAACCCGCTGTTCCTGTATGGCGGCGTCGGCCTGGGCAAGACCCACCTGATGCACGCCATCGCGTGGGAATTGCGGGCGCGCAATCCCGGTCTGGTCGTGCTTTACTTGTCGGCGGAACAGTTCATGTACCGGTTCGTGCAGGCGCTGCGCGAACGCCGGATGATGGATTTCAAGGAAATGTTCCGCAGCGTCGACGTGCTGATGGTCGATGACGTGCAGTTCATCGCCGGCAAGGACAGCACGCAGGAAGAGTTCTTTCACACTTTCAACGCGCTGGTCGATCAGAACAAACAGATCATCATTTCGGCCGATCGTGCCCCCGACGAGATCAAGGACCTGGAAAACCGCATTCGGTCGCGTCTGCAATCGGGTCTTGTGGTCGACCTGCACCCGACGGATTACGAGCTGCGCTTGGGCATCCTTCAGACCAAGGCGGAAATGTACCGCGCCCACTACCCGGGCCTTCAGATCGACGATGGCGTTCTGGAATTCCTCGCCCAACGGATCAGCACCAATGTGCGCGTTCTCGAAGGGGCTTTGACCCGTTTGTTCGCCTTTGCCAGCCTTGTGGGCAAGCCGATCAACATGGATCTGGTGCACGACAGCTTGGCCGATGTGCTGCGCGCCTCGGAGCGCAAGATTTCCATCGACGAGATCCAGCGCAAGGTGGCGGACCACTACAACATCCGCCTGTCGGATATCGTCGGGCCCAAGCGTGTGCGCACCTTTGCCCGCCCGCGGCAGGTGGCGATGTACCTGTGCAAACAGCTGACCTCGCGCAGCTTGCCGGAAATCGGACGCCGCTTTGGCGGGCGCGACCACACCACCGTCATGCACGGGGTGCGCCGCATCGAAGAGCTGCGCCAGCAGGACGGCCAGATCGACGAGGATGTGGAAATGCTGCGCCGCGCATTGGAAGCCTGA
- a CDS encoding flagellar hook-length control protein FliK codes for MLIQLTSLLGLAPKPPVDGAPKQAREGADFSEVFNQLAGQTPEKDADPQQAVAEPEAIEAAASADDSAMIDDDMDAAQTLEEPWDDRPEAEDFARFEKQSETEMPGVVAFQSVRRSSAAGPMPQAPVPMERAEVPGSESTRTTGFADTSPSQEIRHMAWSVPGALAADLPAAKATDSVQGERTTPVPPSVGALPMDRPLHGQGRPMLTQLDGGMVGVRADAPLAPQSPLQSSARVQMAPDTLQGDAVLTREISRAVVPPEQARAEPGQGGTAVFTPVTRSDFKQAEIPAPVSQTAPAESSLVTPQGQRFGRMIPGAETSSADVLNPVASKPPLPVAPQGSRLEATPVVPEMAPPVASSGPAEPMFKPTAKQPDLAAAETFRQVAPVGNEVGPKLPDVGRPSQGREDQRPVDIQGFGAAIRTARHEVPSEGGVQVSFAAKPSDRVTGVIETSQPVGSVLAGSPMDVDNPQVRVSVVNTPVLPSADSFEYRPGDPVTALRDPAPAMPAAFASGVWNAPAVEPARAPFTGALPGAEIQRPSEPPVQAPVPAAAVAPEAMVVPVAAQTSAGITFAGLARETVGNTETAPVAAGARRRDDVPDTGMAKMAEPLKAAPSAPLVPAQIRLVDAQVTNPSLMEPRVPTSDSERADMFTVAATEEMRLQTVTGAQTGQSAATHREASAAVLRQISENLPRLTEGQIDIRLSPEELGRVHMRLIAGEQGMTVHIQADRPETLDLLRRNIDQLAQDLAEAGHEAAGFTFGDDRPQGSGPEGDQGAEGGIASGKPGLTQDESPGPITETIAQTGGMDIRI; via the coding sequence ATGCTTATCCAGCTCACCAGTCTTCTTGGACTGGCTCCGAAACCCCCGGTCGACGGTGCGCCCAAACAGGCGCGCGAGGGCGCTGATTTTTCCGAAGTGTTCAATCAACTGGCGGGCCAAACCCCCGAAAAAGACGCCGATCCGCAGCAGGCTGTCGCAGAGCCAGAGGCGATCGAGGCCGCGGCCTCGGCCGACGACAGTGCCATGATCGATGACGATATGGACGCCGCGCAGACGCTGGAAGAACCCTGGGACGATAGACCCGAGGCCGAGGATTTCGCACGGTTCGAAAAGCAAAGTGAGACGGAAATGCCGGGCGTTGTGGCATTTCAAAGCGTTCGCCGCAGCAGTGCGGCAGGACCCATGCCGCAAGCCCCGGTGCCGATGGAAAGGGCCGAGGTGCCCGGTAGCGAATCGACCCGAACCACCGGTTTTGCGGACACCTCCCCGTCGCAGGAAATCCGACACATGGCTTGGTCGGTGCCGGGCGCATTGGCGGCAGACCTGCCAGCGGCGAAAGCCACCGACAGCGTTCAGGGCGAACGTACTACGCCTGTGCCGCCCAGCGTGGGGGCACTGCCCATGGACCGCCCTCTGCACGGACAGGGACGGCCGATGTTGACACAACTTGATGGCGGCATGGTCGGGGTTCGTGCAGATGCACCTCTGGCACCGCAGAGTCCTTTGCAGTCCTCAGCGCGGGTTCAGATGGCCCCCGATACGCTTCAGGGTGATGCCGTTTTGACCCGGGAAATTTCGCGCGCTGTCGTGCCGCCAGAGCAGGCGCGCGCAGAGCCCGGGCAAGGCGGGACTGCGGTATTCACGCCTGTGACCAGAAGCGATTTCAAACAAGCTGAAATTCCCGCCCCTGTTTCGCAAACGGCGCCCGCAGAGTCGTCTTTGGTGACGCCGCAAGGGCAACGCTTTGGCCGTATGATCCCGGGGGCAGAAACATCGTCAGCGGATGTGTTGAACCCGGTCGCTTCGAAGCCGCCGTTGCCTGTGGCGCCGCAGGGCTCTCGGCTGGAAGCAACACCCGTGGTTCCCGAAATGGCGCCGCCGGTTGCATCCAGCGGACCGGCGGAGCCGATGTTCAAGCCCACAGCAAAGCAGCCTGATCTTGCTGCGGCCGAGACGTTTCGGCAGGTCGCGCCTGTAGGAAACGAAGTCGGCCCGAAACTGCCCGATGTTGGCAGACCATCGCAGGGCAGAGAAGATCAGAGGCCGGTGGACATCCAAGGGTTCGGCGCAGCGATTCGGACGGCGCGGCATGAGGTGCCGTCAGAGGGGGGCGTTCAGGTCAGCTTTGCCGCAAAGCCATCGGACCGCGTGACCGGAGTGATCGAAACCAGCCAGCCGGTTGGGTCCGTCCTTGCGGGTTCGCCAATGGATGTCGACAATCCCCAGGTGCGGGTATCCGTGGTCAACACGCCGGTTTTGCCATCGGCGGACAGCTTTGAATATCGTCCGGGTGACCCTGTTACAGCGCTGCGCGATCCTGCCCCGGCGATGCCCGCTGCCTTTGCGTCAGGCGTTTGGAACGCCCCGGCTGTCGAACCGGCGCGTGCGCCCTTCACCGGCGCTTTGCCGGGCGCGGAGATCCAGCGCCCGTCTGAACCGCCCGTTCAGGCGCCTGTGCCTGCCGCCGCTGTGGCCCCCGAGGCCATGGTGGTGCCGGTTGCAGCCCAGACTTCGGCCGGCATTACCTTTGCGGGGCTGGCCCGGGAAACGGTCGGGAATACCGAAACGGCTCCGGTTGCGGCCGGGGCAAGGCGGCGCGATGATGTCCCGGATACTGGCATGGCCAAGATGGCGGAACCGCTGAAAGCGGCCCCCAGTGCGCCGTTGGTTCCCGCGCAAATCCGCCTTGTGGACGCGCAGGTCACCAACCCGTCCTTGATGGAGCCAAGGGTGCCCACATCCGATTCGGAGCGAGCCGACATGTTCACTGTCGCAGCGACAGAGGAAATGCGCCTGCAAACCGTGACCGGCGCGCAAACGGGCCAAAGCGCCGCGACACACCGAGAGGCCTCGGCCGCCGTTCTGCGTCAGATTTCCGAAAACTTGCCGCGGCTGACAGAGGGTCAGATCGACATTCGCCTGAGCCCCGAAGAGCTGGGCCGGGTGCATATGCGGCTGATTGCCGGCGAGCAGGGGATGACGGTGCATATTCAGGCCGATCGGCCGGAAACGTTGGATCTGCTGCGTCGGAACATCGACCAGTTGGCGCAGGATCTGGCAGAGGCGGGCCATGAGGCGGCCGGGTTCACCTTTGGCGATGACCGCCCCCAGGGCAGCGGCCCCGAGGGGGATCAGGGCGCGGAGGGCGGGATTGCCAGCGGCAAGCCGGGGCTGACGCAGGACGAATCGCCAGGGCCGATCACCGAAACAATCGCCCAGACGGGCGGAATGGATATCAGGATATGA